The DNA sequence CGCGTAAATATCTGAGGCGGCTTTGACCGACTCAACTACACCTGCTTCGTCACCGGCATTGATAGTGTCACCGATCTCTGGCAGCTCGACGTAGACAACGTCACCCAAGGCATCTTGCGCATGGTCTGTGATGCCCACAACCACAATATCACCTTCAACACGCGCCCACTCATGGCTGCTAGCGTATTTTAATTCATTTGGTAAGTTGCTCATGATAAATCCCCAAAGCATTTCCAACTTAATAAAGCGGCATTGTAGCTAAGCCACCTGACAACTCAAGGTAAATATACAGCAGCAGCGCATCTAATAGGATTTTTTAACGATTTCTTGCTAAGGTAGCAAG is a window from the Pseudomonadales bacterium genome containing:
- the gcvH gene encoding glycine cleavage system protein GcvH; this translates as MSNLPNELKYASSHEWARVEGDIVVVGITDHAQDALGDVVYVELPEIGDTINAGDEAGVVESVKAASDIYAPVTGEVVAINEDLEDAPETINGDPYNDGWFFKLKLSDLAELDDLLDADGYSASLADE